From Petrotoga sibirica DSM 13575:
CCCTCAGTTGGCTCAGGCGCCTTTCCAATCGGGATGATGCATGAGATAGTAAAAATGAGGAAACTGCTTTCCATTTATCTTGACAAAGAAGAAAAGACTTATAATTTTAAGCGATCTTGCATTGAAAACTCTCTCTATGGGGTCGATATAGATAATGGTGCAGTTGAAATATGCAAATTAAGGTTTTGGTTATCAATGATCGTGGATGAAGAAGAATTTCACAACATAAAACCACTACCTAATCTTGATTACAAAGTAGTTAGAGGAGATTCACTACTTAAAATAGAGAAAAAACTTTTAAATTTTAAGCTTTTCGAAGACTTAGAAAAAACCAAACCCTTGCTCTTTAGCGAGACTAGTCCTACCAAAAAGCAAGATTACAAAAATCAGATCGACGAACTCTTCAGCAAGATCACCAATGGAAATACTGAATTTGATATTGAGGTTTATTTCTCAGAGGTATTTCACCAAAAAGGCGGTTTTGATGTTGTGGTTGCTAATCCTCCATATATTCAACTCCAAAATGAGGGAGGTAAACTTGCCAAACTTTATGAAAAACTAAATTATGAAACCTTTGACCGAAAGGGAGATATTTACGTATTGTTTTACGAAAGAGGTATTCAACTACTCAAAGAAAAAGGCTTACTTTGCTTTATTACCTCCAACAAATGGATGCGTGCAGGATATGGAGAAAAACTAAGAAACTTTTTTTCTAGGTACAACCCGCAAATACTAATTGATTTAGGACCAGGCATCTTCGAAACAGCAACAGTAGATACTAATATACTTTTAATTCAAAAAAAGTCTAACGAGAAAAATCTGAAAGCTGTAACTTTACAAAGTGAAAATAACGAACCTATAAACATAACTGAACAGCTAAAAAGTCGCGGTGTCACACTTACTAATCTATCCAAAGATGCATGGTTTATCGGTTCAGCTGCTGAACAAAAACTGAAAGAAAAGATTGAAGGCATTGGTAAACCATTAAAAGAGTGGGATGTAAAAATTTACCGAGGTGTGCTAACTGGACTCAACGAAGCATTTATAATTGACAGCCAAAAGCGGGAAGAAATTTTGAACAATTGTAAGGACGAAGAAGAACGTCGTCGCACCGAAGCCGTTATAAAACCAATACTTCGAGGCAGGGATATCAAACGTTATTATTACGAATGGGCTGGATTGTGGGTGATAGGAACTTTTCCGGCATTACGATTAAACATTGATGATTATCCTTCTTTGAAAAAATATTTTCTTGACCACTTTGATATTCGACAACTAGAACAATCAGGCAAAAAATATCCAGAATTAGGTTTTAATGCCCGCAAAAAAACCAGCAATAAATGGTTTGAAACTCAGGACCAAATCGCCTACTACCACGAGTTTGAGAAAGAGAAGGTGGTGTGGCAAAGAATAACGCAAGAACCAACTTTTTGTTTAGTTGGATCAAACATTTTTACATTAGATAGCATGGCTTTTTTTACAGGAAACAATCTTAAATACATAATGGCAATCTTAAATTCAAAATTAATTTATAAATACGTTGAAATGATTGTTCATCAATATGGTTTTACGGGTTTTAGGTTATCTAACCAATACGTTGAGATTATGCCCATACCCCCCATCACTCCATCCAATCAATCCATCGTCCAGCAGATTGAAGAGTTGGTAGATAAAATCATTTCCGCCAAAAAGGAGAATCCTCTTGCGGATACCAGCCAATGGGAACAAGATATAGACAGACTGGTGTATTCGTTATATGGTTTAACAGAAGAAGAAATAGAGATCGTAGAAAAATATGTATATTTAAAAAACAACAAATAACAAAATGATTTTATCAAAAATCGACTTTTATACTTCTTCAGTAACAAGTTTAGGATTAAAGGTTTCTTCTGGTGCAATTCTTAAAAATAGGATGGTTACAATAGCTGATGCTATGCTTGCAAACAGTGCAATTTGATATCCCTTCATTAA
This genomic window contains:
- a CDS encoding Eco57I restriction-modification methylase domain-containing protein, coding for MNKEQARNLVVKIFENPFNKDNFSLFLKNLLKSFEEKPFVYRGSYISHAFEPYISSLERIGKYSYDGKEIDLLIVQLKKETSLERARAMQRNFIAWYLKGSRGGKLKDAALVAFVSPENQDWRFSLVKMDYSFDLKIPGKVKAKEEFTPAKRWSFLVGKNENSHTAQSRFIPILMNDEYKPTLEDLEEAFNVEIVTDEFFQKYRDLFIRTKLELDKIVEQNPEVKQEFQTKNISTVDFTKKLLSQITFLYFLQKKGWFGVKKGQPWGTGQKDFMRKLFNKEFGDYQNFYNDILEPLFFEALRTDRSDADHYFSRFDCKLPFLNGGLFDPINNYNWVEIDIMIPDNLFSNSDKTKEVDQGDGILDIFDRFNFTVNEEEPLEKEVALDPELLGKIYEKLNAIREDNFDEYVKVLKSGKRSLETKFNKEYGVYYTPREIVHYMCQESLISYLETEMHGKVLRKALEKFVEKADSVTEIEAIALEKEERIQAGDQKTTRYETQIPEIIRRNAKELDQLLANIKVLDPSVGSGAFPIGMMHEIVKMRKLLSIYLDKEEKTYNFKRSCIENSLYGVDIDNGAVEICKLRFWLSMIVDEEEFHNIKPLPNLDYKVVRGDSLLKIEKKLLNFKLFEDLEKTKPLLFSETSPTKKQDYKNQIDELFSKITNGNTEFDIEVYFSEVFHQKGGFDVVVANPPYIQLQNEGGKLAKLYEKLNYETFDRKGDIYVLFYERGIQLLKEKGLLCFITSNKWMRAGYGEKLRNFFSRYNPQILIDLGPGIFETATVDTNILLIQKKSNEKNLKAVTLQSENNEPINITEQLKSRGVTLTNLSKDAWFIGSAAEQKLKEKIEGIGKPLKEWDVKIYRGVLTGLNEAFIIDSQKREEILNNCKDEEERRRTEAVIKPILRGRDIKRYYYEWAGLWVIGTFPALRLNIDDYPSLKKYFLDHFDIRQLEQSGKKYPELGFNARKKTSNKWFETQDQIAYYHEFEKEKVVWQRITQEPTFCLVGSNIFTLDSMAFFTGNNLKYIMAILNSKLIYKYVEMIVHQYGFTGFRLSNQYVEIMPIPPITPSNQSIVQQIEELVDKIISAKKENPLADTSQWEQDIDRLVYSLYGLTEEEIEIVEKYVYLKNNK